Genomic DNA from Buchnera aphidicola (Hyperomyzus lactucae):
TAATAAAAATCACGAGTATTATGAAATAACAGATTTTATTTTTAGAGTTTTTAAAAGAAGGATAATGATTTTTACAAAAATAAATTATTTTTTTAAAATTAATCTAATGTTTTATAAGAATATTTTGTAAAAAATAATAAAACTCATTAAAAAATCATCTGAACAAAATTTATTTAAAATAATATAAGAATGTTATTTTTTGATTAAATAGATTAGATAACTTTTATATATTTATTATATTTTCTAAAATGATTTCAACCAATTTAGATGACTGAAATGATGCAACTGAAATATTTTTTTTAAAATTTAACGTAGCATTATTATCTGATAAATCAGAAATAGCTTTTACGACAATAAGAGGAGTGTTAAATTTATAACAAACTTGAGCTATTGCTGCTGATTCCATTTCTACTGCTATTGCAGAAGGAAATTTATTATTTAGTTTTTTTATGCATGAATTTTTTCTAATAAACGAGTCTCCACTAATAATTAATCCTGTTTGAAATGTTAATTCATATTGAATAAATTTTTTTTTAAAAATATTCCATATTTTTTTGTTAGTGGTGAAATACTTTGGATATTTAGGTACTTGACCTAAAGAATAACCAAAATTTGTTAAATCTACATCGTAATAACATATTTTTTCTGGAATGATAAGATCTCCAATCTTTAATAATGAGTTTAGACTACCGGCAGAACCAGTATTAATAATAATATCTGGTTTATATAAATTAATAAGAAGAGTAGTTGAAATGCTAGCAGAAACTTTTCCTATTCCTGATTTAATTAAAAAAATATCGTTATTTTTAAATTTACCTATGTAAATTGTATAATTACCATTCTTTTTTTCTATACATGTATTTATTAATTTTTTAAGTGTTTCAATTTCTTTTTTTATAGCGCCTATTATTGCAATTTTCATTTTAATATAACGTATATTGAATGATAGAACATAATGTTAGTATCGCATTTATATTGCATTAGATACTAAATGAAGAACCGCATCCGCATGTATTTCTCGCATTTGGATTAGATACGATGAATTTAGAACCTTCTAAATTTTCTAAATAATCTATTTTCCCACCATGTATATATTGCAAACTAATCGCATCAATAATCAATGAAATATCTGACTGAGTGATTATAATATCGTCTTCATTAATTTTTTCATCAAAAACAAACTGATATTGAAAGCCGCTACATCCACCACCATTTATATAAATTCTTAATTTTAAATCATAATTTTTTTTTATTTTAATAAGATTTTTTATCTTTTTAATTGCGTTATCAGTAACATTAAGATATTTTTTAGGAGTGTTTTTCATTTTTGTTTTGTTCTCAGAAACACATTGAAAATATTGTATGTATATTTTTTATTTTAATTTTATCATAAAAAAATATTTTTTAAACATTTTATATATTTATTTTTTAGATAGATTAAATCCGTGCGCCGATAGATAATTTAGTCCTTATTGGCGCAGGTTATTAAAGATAATAATATTATTAATTAGTATTAATAATTTAATTTTTTTAAAAAATTAATCTGATCTTTTACGTAGAAAAGATGGAATATCTAGATATTCTGCTTCTTTATTAGTTTTATCTTCTGATTTGCTAATTTCTTTTTTTATAGTTTTTTTTTCTATTTTATTTGGAGATACATTTAAATATTGATAGCGATAATCCATTAAAATTTCTCTAGATGATTTATTTTTTATTTGATTAATTTCTGAATTTTTTTCCATCCCAATACCTGTAGCAACAACAGTTACTCGAAGAGTGTCATTCATGTCAGGATCTAAAGAAGTACCTATAACAACTGTTGCATTATCTGAAGAAAAAGATCTAATCGTATTTCCTACTGTTTCAAATTCGTCTAATTTTAAATCAAAACCAGCGGTAATATTAACTAAAACACCACGTGCACCTGATAAATCTATATCTTCTAATAAGGGGCTAGATATAGCTATTTCTGCAGCTTCTTCTGCGCGATTTTCTCCAGAAGATATACCCGTTCCCATCATTGCATATCCCATTTCTAGCATAACAGTACGTACATCAGCAAAATCTACATTCATTAAACCAGGTCTTGTAATCAGTTCAGCAATACCTTGTACTGCTCCCTTTAAAATATTATTAGCGGCACTAAAAGCATCAAGTAAAGAAATACCTCTACTAAGAACTTTTAATAATTTGTCATTAGGAATTGTAATTAAAGAATCTACATATTTAGATAATTCAATCACGCCTTGTTCAGCTACAATCATTCTTTTTTTACCTTCAAAATTAAAAGGTTTGGTTACTACAGCAACAGTTAAAATACCTAATTCTTTTGCAATTTCTGCTACTACGGGAGCAGCTCCAGTTCCAGTACC
This window encodes:
- the erpA gene encoding iron-sulfur cluster insertion protein ErpA, with the translated sequence MKNTPKKYLNVTDNAIKKIKNLIKIKKNYDLKLRIYINGGGCSGFQYQFVFDEKINEDDIIITQSDISLIIDAISLQYIHGGKIDYLENLEGSKFIVSNPNARNTCGCGSSFSI
- a CDS encoding 5'-methylthioadenosine/adenosylhomocysteine nucleosidase, producing MKIAIIGAIKKEIETLKKLINTCIEKKNGNYTIYIGKFKNNDIFLIKSGIGKVSASISTTLLINLYKPDIIINTGSAGSLNSLLKIGDLIIPEKICYYDVDLTNFGYSLGQVPKYPKYFTTNKKIWNIFKKKFIQYELTFQTGLIISGDSFIRKNSCIKKLNNKFPSAIAVEMESAAIAQVCYKFNTPLIVVKAISDLSDNNATLNFKKNISVASFQSSKLVEIILENIINI
- the ftsZ gene encoding cell division protein FtsZ yields the protein MLEPAELSNNAIIKVIGVGGGGGNAVEHMVRERIEGVEFFAINTDAQALRKIEVGQTIQIGNNITKGLGAGANPEIGRTSAEEDKEILKSALDGSDMVFIAAGMGGGTGTGAAPVVAEIAKELGILTVAVVTKPFNFEGKKRMIVAEQGVIELSKYVDSLITIPNDKLLKVLSRGISLLDAFSAANNILKGAVQGIAELITRPGLMNVDFADVRTVMLEMGYAMMGTGISSGENRAEEAAEIAISSPLLEDIDLSGARGVLVNITAGFDLKLDEFETVGNTIRSFSSDNATVVIGTSLDPDMNDTLRVTVVATGIGMEKNSEINQIKNKSSREILMDYRYQYLNVSPNKIEKKTIKKEISKSEDKTNKEAEYLDIPSFLRKRSD